One window of the Asticcacaulis sp. SL142 genome contains the following:
- a CDS encoding ThuA domain-containing protein produces the protein MWRATLISAVLLVSGSALAETKPEAPIKVLIVTGGCCHNYPEQREILEDGLKARLNVTVSHLYYDPKPGEQATRPKLPIYDNPNYGDGFDVIVHNECAADESDPKIIDTVLAPHQKGIPGVNLHCAMHSYRAETFREPVTAGEARARWFEYTGIQSSGHGPQSPITLTVAKTAHPITKELSGWTTSNDELYNNLTTFKVTPLIYGIQPESPEVADRDKTFTVAWTHTYGPKNVRVFSTTLAHNEANMREDAYLDLVANGVAWASGRK, from the coding sequence ATGTGGCGCGCAACACTTATCTCAGCCGTTTTACTGGTATCAGGCTCAGCACTGGCTGAGACCAAGCCGGAGGCACCAATCAAGGTGCTGATCGTCACCGGTGGCTGCTGCCACAACTACCCTGAACAGCGTGAAATCTTAGAGGACGGTCTGAAAGCCCGCCTCAATGTGACCGTCAGCCACCTTTATTACGATCCAAAACCGGGCGAACAGGCGACCCGTCCGAAACTGCCGATCTATGATAATCCGAACTATGGCGATGGTTTTGATGTCATTGTGCATAATGAATGTGCCGCCGATGAAAGCGACCCAAAGATTATCGACACGGTTTTGGCCCCGCACCAAAAGGGCATACCCGGCGTCAATCTGCACTGCGCCATGCACTCCTACCGCGCAGAGACTTTCCGTGAGCCGGTCACGGCGGGCGAGGCCCGTGCTAGGTGGTTTGAATATACCGGCATCCAATCGTCAGGCCACGGCCCGCAATCGCCGATTACCCTGACGGTGGCGAAAACCGCCCATCCGATCACTAAGGAGCTAAGTGGTTGGACGACCAGTAACGATGAACTTTACAACAACCTGACCACGTTCAAGGTCACGCCGCTGATCTATGGCATCCAGCCGGAGTCGCCAGAGGTTGCCGACCGCGACAAGACCTTTACCGTGGCCTGGACGCACACCTATGGCCCCAAGAATGTGCGGGTGTTTTCCACGACGCTCGCCCACAACGAAGCCAACATGCGCGAAGATGCCTATCTTGATCTGGTTGCAAACGGTGTCGCTTGGGCCAGCGGGCGCAAATAA
- the pgl gene encoding 6-phosphogluconolactonase, whose product MTELVRDKIINLPGLNGDLPVHVFASVDEAVTHVIDQIAVTLESEVASKGHALITGAGGSTPKAVYEGLSGLNLDWSKITITQVDERFVPLDNASSNTLMMATALTPAIEAGLNFVTLIQDLDDAGECAKKAEAVLRSIETADDEAIFDLTLLGMGADAHYASIFPGHAINAEIYNTTALVLPVAPSGTEAEPKLPRITLTVPALNRSKRILLLITGAEKLEVLRSAILSDDPYTSPIGAFIAQSPVPVDVVWAA is encoded by the coding sequence ATGACTGAACTTGTCCGCGATAAAATTATTAATCTGCCTGGCTTAAACGGCGATTTACCCGTTCACGTTTTCGCAAGCGTCGATGAGGCCGTGACGCATGTAATTGACCAAATAGCAGTTACCTTAGAATCCGAAGTCGCATCTAAGGGCCATGCCTTGATCACAGGTGCGGGCGGATCGACGCCCAAGGCGGTCTATGAGGGTTTGAGCGGGCTTAATCTCGACTGGTCCAAGATCACAATCACGCAGGTCGATGAACGGTTTGTGCCGCTGGATAATGCCTCATCAAACACCCTGATGATGGCCACGGCACTGACCCCGGCGATCGAGGCGGGGCTTAATTTCGTGACCTTGATTCAGGATCTGGATGATGCGGGGGAGTGCGCGAAAAAGGCTGAAGCCGTTTTGCGAAGTATCGAAACGGCTGACGATGAGGCGATCTTTGATCTGACCTTGCTCGGCATGGGGGCGGATGCGCACTATGCCTCGATCTTCCCCGGTCATGCTATTAATGCCGAGATCTATAACACGACGGCTTTGGTTCTGCCGGTCGCCCCATCCGGTACAGAGGCTGAACCAAAACTACCGCGCATCACCCTGACCGTGCCTGCGCTCAATCGCTCCAAGCGCATCCTGCTGCTGATTACCGGCGCTGAAAAGCTTGAGGTTTTACGCAGCGCTATTTTATCTGATGATCCCTATACGTCCCCCATCGGTGCTTTCATCGCGCAGTCGCCTGTGCCGGTAGATGTCGTTTGGGCGGCCTAA
- a CDS encoding nuclear transport factor 2 family protein, giving the protein MPLDLNDHHFKPQTKAAFMTRDLTEQNLAIVDAHIKGEGRDPGAVMSLYTDDIVLDMPTRGITLHGKAAIEANYRRMFGAMELISMTPIERFATFDRVIDDCVARFKLVREGFEAAPYPIGSTIDLRLLHVFHMKDGKIARETVFEGWTRID; this is encoded by the coding sequence ATGCCGCTCGATCTCAACGATCATCACTTTAAACCGCAAACCAAAGCTGCCTTCATGACCCGCGACCTGACCGAACAGAACCTTGCCATTGTCGATGCGCACATTAAGGGCGAAGGCCGCGATCCGGGTGCCGTCATGTCGCTCTATACGGACGATATCGTGCTCGACATGCCGACACGCGGCATCACCCTGCACGGCAAGGCCGCGATCGAGGCCAATTACCGACGCATGTTCGGGGCGATGGAACTGATATCCATGACCCCGATTGAGCGCTTCGCCACCTTTGACCGCGTGATCGATGACTGCGTCGCCCGTTTCAAGCTGGTGCGCGAAGGCTTCGAGGCGGCCCCCTATCCCATCGGTTCCACAATCGACCTGCGTCTGTTGCATGTATTCCATATGAAAGACGGCAAGATCGCCCGCGAAACCGTCTTCGAAGGCTGGACACGGATAGATTAG
- a CDS encoding DUF6624 domain-containing protein: MKHWIAALGLGIFLLVAPVKAENISDKTPADIAAHLATNPPTDLNEYYDLRQHAGDAKFAAVISATTTHAYKVGGLEGVKFVSGCKLPQWHAPVQAGLLLAQTATSEAEWQNWVSEVKARQTQYQTTWADLSVGKIAHPDLDGIAATLKATHEALPPSTKELAVRAARDQFGRYGTMLTDQGLLWARDASPPVLDYMKSYIYAELCATDISNTNWLKAELAQNGWFKISTHGPGADGNAWLLAQHADHDPAFQRDVLALLEPLVATGDTRPSNFAMLYDRVALKYNRPQRYGSQGRCVAAGVWEPFEVEDPAHLDERRAQVGLEPISENQKRFISICTADMAALQGQIK; the protein is encoded by the coding sequence ATGAAACATTGGATCGCGGCTCTTGGATTAGGCATCTTCCTGCTCGTAGCGCCTGTGAAGGCCGAAAATATCAGTGACAAGACACCTGCGGATATTGCCGCACACCTCGCCACAAACCCACCGACGGACCTCAACGAATATTACGACCTACGCCAACACGCCGGCGACGCGAAATTTGCGGCGGTGATCAGTGCGACCACAACTCATGCCTATAAGGTCGGAGGACTTGAAGGCGTTAAGTTTGTCTCAGGTTGCAAGCTTCCCCAATGGCACGCCCCGGTTCAGGCCGGTCTTCTACTGGCACAGACGGCCACAAGCGAGGCGGAATGGCAAAACTGGGTGAGTGAGGTCAAAGCCCGTCAAACGCAGTATCAAACCACATGGGCCGACCTGTCGGTCGGCAAAATCGCCCACCCTGATCTGGACGGCATTGCCGCCACACTCAAGGCCACCCACGAAGCACTACCACCAAGCACCAAAGAACTTGCCGTGCGGGCGGCCCGTGATCAGTTTGGACGCTATGGCACTATGTTGACAGACCAGGGGCTGTTGTGGGCCAGGGATGCGTCGCCCCCTGTCCTAGACTATATGAAAAGCTATATTTATGCCGAGCTATGCGCCACAGATATTTCCAATACCAATTGGCTAAAAGCCGAACTGGCTCAAAACGGCTGGTTTAAAATCTCAACTCACGGTCCGGGGGCGGACGGCAATGCCTGGCTTCTGGCGCAACATGCCGACCATGACCCGGCCTTTCAGAGAGACGTGCTGGCTCTGCTGGAGCCGCTGGTAGCCACCGGAGATACCCGCCCATCCAATTTCGCCATGCTATATGACCGTGTTGCCCTTAAGTACAACCGTCCTCAGCGCTACGGCAGTCAGGGCCGCTGCGTCGCGGCCGGGGTGTGGGAGCCGTTTGAGGTTGAGGATCCCGCCCACCTTGATGAGCGACGCGCACAGGTTGGCTTAGAACCGATATCTGAAAACCAGAAGAGGTTTATCTCTATCTGCACCGCTGATATGGCCGCCCTTCAAGGGCAGATAAAATAG
- a CDS encoding glycoside hydrolase family 3 protein, translated as MKSAHTKSSPFKAWLKLSTAGLMLTALSACATFSGADTDAAPMAAAPAVAPAPAPVAVNPVWPELKDAGLVDADVEAKIDALMAQMTIEEKVGQTIQGDIASIKPEDLKTYPLGSILAGGSSSPNGNERATPQEWLDLADAYWRSSLEYPSKAKIPLLFGIDAVHGHSNLVGAIIFPHNVGLGATRNPDLMKKIAEVTAYEMALAGVDWTFAPTVAVSRDKRWGRAYESYSENPADVAAYAGKVVEGLQGDKGGDEGIKLGRIMSSAKHYLGDGGTLGGKDQGDAVISEEELAKIHNAGYPPSIEAGVLSVMASFSSWNGEKLTGSKYLLTDVLKGRMGFDGFVVSDWNAQGQVPGCTNSSCPQAFNAGIDMFMAPDSWKGIYENTLAQAKSGEISQARLDDAVRRILRAKIKGGLFEFGAPKDRAITGKWENLSKPEHRAVARQAVRESLVLLKNNGSLLPIKGKANILVAGDGADNIGKQSGGWTISWQGTGNTNADFPHGQSIFGGIKDAATAAGGKATLSVDGSYKGKKPDVAIVVIGEDPYAEFQGDRPNLDYQPGEPKDLELIKKLQKAGIPVVTVFLSGRPMWVNPELNASNAFVAAWLPGTEGGGIADLIIGDAAGKARHDFKGKLSFSWPKTAVQQPLNVGMTGYDPLFAYGFGLTYADKADLAQQSEVSGLSDADVVNVDNYFTAGRTRAPWKFYLADLSGAKDGEGTFKSPNGIASQTIVDAGAQEAGRRLVFNGQGLGAALFQGPLVDLSRQTTGELALSITYKMDKAAEGPVTIGVGRDPFIMGRVDVSKALAPTGGQFKTLKIKLGCFRDAGADMKQIGVPFAISSEKALDLTYTSVKLMAVEGDGNCP; from the coding sequence ATGAAATCTGCACACACCAAATCGTCGCCGTTCAAGGCGTGGCTGAAGCTAAGCACGGCCGGACTGATGCTCACGGCCTTAAGCGCCTGCGCGACCTTCAGCGGCGCGGACACCGATGCGGCCCCGATGGCGGCGGCCCCTGCAGTTGCCCCGGCACCGGCACCTGTGGCCGTCAATCCGGTGTGGCCGGAGCTTAAGGATGCCGGTCTGGTCGATGCTGATGTCGAAGCCAAAATCGACGCTTTGATGGCGCAGATGACGATCGAAGAAAAGGTCGGCCAAACCATTCAGGGCGATATCGCCTCGATCAAACCCGAAGACCTGAAAACATATCCGCTCGGCTCCATTCTGGCGGGCGGATCGTCGTCGCCGAATGGCAACGAGCGCGCTACGCCGCAGGAATGGCTTGATCTGGCCGATGCCTATTGGCGTTCATCGCTGGAATATCCGTCCAAGGCCAAGATCCCGCTGCTGTTCGGGATTGATGCGGTGCATGGTCACTCAAACCTCGTGGGTGCGATCATTTTCCCGCATAATGTGGGCTTAGGCGCCACCCGCAATCCCGACCTGATGAAAAAGATCGCCGAAGTCACCGCCTATGAAATGGCGCTGGCCGGCGTTGACTGGACGTTTGCGCCGACGGTTGCCGTTTCGCGCGATAAGCGCTGGGGCCGGGCTTATGAATCCTATTCTGAAAACCCCGCAGATGTTGCCGCCTATGCCGGTAAGGTCGTTGAAGGCCTGCAAGGCGATAAGGGCGGCGATGAGGGCATTAAGCTGGGGCGCATCATGTCGTCGGCCAAGCACTATCTGGGCGATGGCGGCACCTTGGGCGGCAAGGATCAGGGCGATGCCGTGATCAGTGAGGAAGAACTGGCCAAGATCCACAACGCCGGTTATCCGCCGTCGATCGAAGCCGGTGTGTTGTCGGTCATGGCGTCGTTTTCAAGCTGGAACGGTGAAAAGCTGACCGGCAGCAAATACCTGCTGACCGACGTGCTGAAGGGCCGGATGGGCTTTGACGGCTTTGTGGTGTCCGACTGGAACGCGCAAGGCCAGGTGCCGGGCTGCACCAACAGTTCATGTCCGCAGGCGTTTAACGCCGGGATCGACATGTTCATGGCCCCGGATTCGTGGAAGGGCATCTATGAGAACACCTTGGCTCAGGCCAAGTCGGGTGAGATTTCACAGGCCCGTCTGGATGACGCCGTGCGCCGTATCCTGCGCGCCAAGATCAAGGGCGGCCTGTTTGAATTTGGCGCGCCGAAAGACCGCGCCATCACCGGCAAGTGGGAAAATCTATCTAAGCCCGAACATCGCGCCGTGGCGCGTCAGGCGGTGCGTGAATCGCTGGTGCTGCTGAAAAACAATGGCTCGCTGCTGCCCATTAAGGGCAAGGCCAATATCCTGGTGGCCGGTGATGGGGCCGACAATATCGGTAAGCAATCGGGCGGCTGGACGATTTCGTGGCAGGGCACCGGCAACACCAATGCCGACTTCCCGCATGGCCAGTCGATCTTTGGCGGCATCAAGGACGCGGCGACGGCGGCGGGTGGCAAGGCGACCCTGTCGGTTGATGGTTCCTATAAGGGCAAAAAGCCGGACGTCGCCATCGTCGTCATCGGCGAAGACCCCTATGCCGAATTTCAGGGCGACCGTCCGAACCTTGATTACCAGCCGGGTGAGCCCAAGGATCTGGAGCTGATCAAAAAGCTGCAAAAGGCCGGGATTCCCGTCGTGACCGTATTCCTGTCGGGCCGTCCGATGTGGGTCAACCCGGAACTGAACGCGTCTAACGCCTTTGTGGCGGCGTGGCTGCCCGGCACCGAGGGCGGCGGGATCGCTGACCTGATCATCGGTGATGCGGCGGGCAAGGCGCGCCATGATTTCAAGGGTAAGCTCAGCTTCTCATGGCCGAAAACCGCCGTGCAGCAACCGCTCAATGTCGGCATGACCGGCTATGATCCGCTGTTTGCCTATGGCTTTGGGTTGACCTATGCCGACAAGGCCGATCTGGCCCAACAGTCCGAAGTGTCGGGCCTCAGCGATGCCGATGTGGTCAATGTCGATAACTATTTCACCGCCGGTCGTACCAGAGCGCCGTGGAAATTCTATCTGGCTGACCTGAGCGGCGCGAAAGACGGCGAGGGCACCTTCAAGAGCCCGAACGGTATTGCCAGCCAGACCATCGTCGATGCCGGCGCGCAGGAAGCCGGCCGCCGTCTGGTGTTCAACGGTCAGGGCCTTGGGGCGGCATTGTTCCAGGGGCCGCTGGTTGATCTGAGCCGTCAGACGACGGGTGAACTGGCGCTGTCGATCACCTATAAGATGGATAAGGCCGCTGAAGGGCCGGTGACCATCGGTGTCGGGCGTGATCCGTTCATCATGGGCCGTGTCGATGTGTCTAAGGCGCTGGCCCCGACGGGTGGTCAGTTCAAGACGCTGAAGATCAAGCTCGGTTGTTTCCGCGATGCGGGCGCAGACATGAAGCAGATCGGTGTGCCATTTGCGATATCTTCGGAAAAGGCGCTGGACCTGACCTATACGTCCGTCAAGTTGATGGCGGTCGAAGGCGACGGCAACTGTCCGTAA
- a CDS encoding MarR family winged helix-turn-helix transcriptional regulator: protein MSNVPLPDAQVTLGSLLRRPYEYLQTKGYGGLAARGFPDIRPAHSSLLRYIRPEGSRVVDLAERAQITKQSMAYLVGDLESLGYVTVVPDPDDGRAKRVVLTSRGQAVWATLIELSQRLEDHCGDLIGTDDMAALRRILQNLSQALGPRD, encoded by the coding sequence ATGAGTAATGTACCCTTGCCCGATGCGCAGGTGACCCTTGGGTCACTGCTGCGCCGCCCTTACGAATATTTGCAGACTAAGGGTTACGGCGGGCTGGCGGCGCGTGGTTTTCCCGATATTCGCCCGGCTCATTCCAGCCTGCTGAGATATATCCGCCCCGAAGGCTCGCGCGTCGTTGATCTGGCAGAACGCGCACAGATCACCAAGCAAAGCATGGCCTATCTGGTGGGAGATCTCGAAAGCCTGGGATATGTGACGGTTGTGCCTGATCCCGATGACGGCCGCGCCAAGCGGGTAGTGCTGACCTCGCGCGGACAGGCGGTGTGGGCGACGCTGATCGAGCTTAGTCAAAGGCTTGAGGATCACTGCGGCGACCTGATCGGGACGGACGATATGGCGGCTTTGCGACGTATCCTGCAAAACCTGTCTCAGGCCCTGGGGCCGCGGGATTAA
- the zwf gene encoding glucose-6-phosphate dehydrogenase, whose protein sequence is MSLNGLSSPSVRQRVFVLVGGTGDLALRMLWPSLAMLDQDGFLADDVRLVSVAREAVGRDEFVERVKAAVTKRAGADLEDGTIDKFAARISHLSLDVGDAEWGPKLKAELGATDNLDIVFFLSVSPSLFKPICEHLLKAGLNAKPNRVIIEKPLGRDLASSKVINDSVAVAFDEARVFRIDHYLGKETVQNLIALRFANTVFEPLWNAQSVDHVQITVAETVGVGERLGYYDEYGALRDMLQNHLLQLLCLLAMEPPSGINADALRDEKVKVLKSLKPINEHNVLTHTARGQYGAGFAEGKPVAGYEAEKGSPSGTETYVALKAEIANWRWAGTPFYLRTGKHLPSRATEIVVQFKAVPHSIFGGAVLANRLVIRLQPEEDISLTVMNKAPGLSAAGGMDLQPLALSLSLTNAFDSNGTKAPRRRIAYERLILDALNGNNAAFVRRDEVEAAWAWVDGIEDGWAKVYPRPQSYPAGSYGPVSAYTLLDRDGRSWND, encoded by the coding sequence ATGTCTCTGAACGGATTATCTTCACCATCGGTACGCCAGCGCGTGTTTGTTCTGGTGGGCGGCACCGGCGATCTGGCACTGCGCATGTTGTGGCCGTCGTTGGCCATGCTCGATCAGGACGGCTTTCTGGCGGATGATGTGCGGCTGGTATCGGTGGCGCGCGAAGCCGTGGGCCGCGATGAATTTGTTGAGCGCGTCAAGGCCGCGGTGACCAAGCGCGCAGGCGCTGACCTCGAAGACGGTACGATTGACAAATTTGCCGCCCGCATCAGCCATCTGTCGCTTGATGTCGGTGATGCCGAATGGGGCCCCAAGCTCAAGGCTGAACTGGGGGCTACGGATAATCTCGATATCGTGTTCTTCCTGTCGGTGTCGCCGTCGCTGTTCAAGCCGATCTGCGAACACCTGCTGAAGGCCGGCCTGAACGCCAAACCTAACCGCGTCATTATCGAAAAGCCGCTCGGGCGTGATCTGGCCTCATCCAAGGTCATCAATGACTCGGTGGCGGTTGCCTTTGACGAAGCACGCGTCTTCCGCATCGACCACTATCTGGGCAAGGAAACGGTGCAGAACCTGATTGCGCTGCGCTTTGCCAATACGGTGTTTGAGCCGCTGTGGAATGCGCAGTCGGTTGATCATGTTCAGATTACGGTCGCCGAAACCGTCGGCGTCGGTGAGCGTCTGGGCTATTACGATGAATACGGCGCCCTGCGCGACATGCTGCAAAACCACCTGTTGCAGCTGTTGTGTCTGCTGGCGATGGAGCCGCCGTCGGGCATTAATGCCGATGCTTTGCGTGACGAAAAGGTCAAGGTTCTCAAAAGCCTGAAGCCGATCAATGAGCACAATGTCCTGACCCATACCGCGCGCGGCCAGTACGGCGCGGGCTTTGCTGAGGGCAAGCCGGTAGCAGGTTATGAGGCCGAGAAGGGCTCTCCGTCCGGCACCGAAACCTATGTCGCGCTGAAAGCCGAAATCGCCAACTGGCGCTGGGCAGGCACGCCGTTTTACCTGCGCACCGGCAAGCATTTGCCGAGCCGCGCTACTGAGATTGTGGTGCAGTTCAAGGCCGTCCCGCACTCTATCTTTGGGGGGGCGGTTCTGGCCAACCGTCTGGTGATCCGCCTTCAGCCGGAAGAAGATATTTCGCTGACCGTCATGAACAAAGCGCCGGGTCTGTCGGCGGCGGGCGGAATGGATCTACAGCCTCTGGCCCTGTCGCTGTCGCTGACCAACGCGTTCGATTCCAACGGCACAAAAGCCCCGCGCCGCCGTATCGCCTATGAGCGGCTGATTCTGGATGCGCTCAATGGCAACAATGCCGCCTTTGTGCGCCGCGATGAGGTCGAAGCCGCCTGGGCGTGGGTTGATGGCATTGAAGACGGCTGGGCCAAGGTTTACCCGCGTCCCCAGTCCTATCCGGCGGGCTCCTACGGGCCGGTGTCGGCCTATACCCTGCTTGATCGCGATGGGCGTAGCTGGAATGACTGA
- a CDS encoding LacI family DNA-binding transcriptional regulator: MKASAELKLGVNLPASGTVSTINDVARLAGVSIKTVSRVMNNEPNVRGETRAKVQEAANLLHYRPNLLARSLAGARSFLIGIFYDNPNPSYINAVQNGAIRRCRENSYHLLIEPQDAHSPDLERNIAGLLATIRLDGVILTPPLCDMAVVLHAVEAAGVPYVRISPFLNPGRSPIVRMDEARATYEMTQHLIAMGHRDIGFVLGHPEHGGTHLRYQGFTKALSEAGITPRPDWVKQGFFSYESGVEAGKAFFEAGNPRPTAIFSSNDYMAFGIMGVAQQMGIRIPEDISICGFDDAPGSILIWPHVTTIRQPVEDIAYAAADILLAKAELEDADSTKRDTDRLLPFELIKRNSVGPV; this comes from the coding sequence ATCAAGGCGTCAGCGGAGCTTAAACTCGGTGTGAATTTACCGGCGAGCGGCACGGTATCCACGATAAATGACGTGGCGCGTCTGGCGGGGGTGTCGATCAAGACCGTCTCACGGGTCATGAATAATGAGCCCAATGTCCGTGGTGAGACCCGCGCCAAGGTGCAGGAAGCCGCCAATCTGCTGCATTACCGGCCCAATCTTCTGGCGCGGTCACTGGCGGGGGCGCGCAGTTTTTTGATCGGCATTTTCTACGATAACCCCAACCCCAGCTATATCAATGCCGTGCAAAACGGGGCGATCCGGCGCTGCCGTGAAAACAGCTATCACCTGCTGATCGAGCCGCAGGATGCCCATTCGCCTGACCTTGAGCGCAATATAGCCGGGCTTCTGGCGACCATTCGCCTTGATGGCGTGATCCTGACGCCGCCCTTATGTGACATGGCGGTGGTGCTGCATGCGGTTGAGGCCGCGGGCGTGCCCTATGTGCGGATTTCACCGTTCCTCAATCCCGGACGCTCGCCGATTGTGCGCATGGATGAGGCCCGCGCCACCTATGAAATGACCCAGCATCTGATCGCCATGGGCCACCGCGATATAGGTTTTGTGCTCGGCCACCCCGAACATGGCGGCACGCATTTACGCTATCAGGGCTTCACAAAGGCGCTGAGCGAGGCCGGAATCACCCCCAGGCCCGATTGGGTAAAGCAGGGCTTTTTCTCCTACGAATCCGGTGTTGAGGCGGGCAAGGCGTTCTTTGAGGCGGGCAATCCGCGTCCGACGGCGATTTTCTCCAGCAACGACTATATGGCGTTTGGCATTATGGGCGTCGCTCAGCAAATGGGCATCCGCATCCCCGAAGATATCTCGATTTGCGGGTTCGACGATGCGCCGGGATCGATCCTGATCTGGCCGCATGTGACCACGATCCGCCAGCCGGTCGAAGATATCGCCTATGCCGCCGCCGATATCCTGCTGGCCAAGGCGGAGCTAGAAGACGCGGATAGCACTAAACGCGACACCGACCGCCTGCTGCCGTTTGAACTGATCAAGCGCAATTCGGTCGGGCCGGTTTAG
- a CDS encoding glucokinase, with translation MTAHFESPTTSSAASVTFRGLVGDIGGTNARFAIAERDHGKTKLRDFKSFETHGYPNIYAVIADYFRDLGGRPELDYAVLAVAGPVKNGQIKFTNLDWLVTESELAKSSGAKKSRLINDYAALAYALPYMDGDDIKTLGPVAKGFGDVHAVMGAGTGFGASVLVGGAYGPYCLSTESGHASWAPVNDFEADIHRFLRKKLGRVTIENLLSGPGLVNLYQAVSYVRGEKALELTPAQITNIEGPDAQGCRYTVEAFLDILASVCGDLALCHGATAGMFIAGGIAPRLLRFIDEGRFRARMEAKAPLADLVAGIPSHIITHPCAALLGSAHALTDAEITG, from the coding sequence ATGACAGCCCATTTTGAGTCCCCCACAACGTCGTCTGCGGCGTCCGTTACCTTTCGTGGTTTAGTCGGTGATATCGGCGGCACCAATGCGCGTTTTGCCATTGCTGAGCGCGATCACGGCAAGACGAAGCTGCGTGATTTCAAGTCGTTCGAGACGCACGGCTATCCCAATATCTATGCCGTTATCGCGGATTATTTCCGGGATTTAGGGGGCCGTCCAGAATTGGATTATGCCGTGTTGGCGGTGGCCGGGCCGGTCAAGAACGGGCAGATCAAGTTTACCAACCTCGACTGGCTGGTGACGGAAAGTGAACTGGCCAAGTCATCGGGCGCTAAAAAATCGCGCCTGATCAACGACTATGCGGCCTTGGCCTATGCGCTGCCCTATATGGACGGCGACGATATCAAAACGCTGGGGCCGGTCGCGAAAGGCTTTGGCGATGTCCATGCCGTTATGGGCGCTGGCACAGGTTTTGGCGCGTCGGTTCTGGTCGGTGGGGCATATGGGCCTTATTGTCTGTCGACCGAAAGCGGCCATGCGTCGTGGGCGCCGGTCAATGATTTTGAGGCCGATATTCACCGCTTTTTGCGCAAAAAACTGGGTCGGGTGACGATCGAGAATCTGTTGTCAGGCCCCGGTCTGGTCAATCTCTATCAGGCCGTATCCTATGTGCGCGGTGAAAAGGCGCTGGAGCTGACCCCCGCACAGATCACCAATATTGAAGGGCCTGATGCCCAAGGCTGCCGCTACACGGTTGAGGCGTTTCTGGATATTCTGGCCTCGGTGTGTGGCGATCTGGCGCTCTGTCATGGGGCGACGGCGGGTATGTTTATCGCGGGTGGCATCGCGCCGCGCCTGCTCCGGTTCATCGACGAAGGCCGCTTCCGCGCGCGCATGGAGGCCAAGGCGCCTCTGGCCGATCTGGTCGCCGGTATCCCCAGTCATATCATCACCCACCCGTGCGCGGCCTTGCTGGGGTCAGCCCATGCCTTGACGGACGCTGAGATCACGGGCTGA
- a CDS encoding bifunctional 4-hydroxy-2-oxoglutarate aldolase/2-dehydro-3-deoxy-phosphogluconate aldolase, giving the protein MSKYPGTHANVPKFMTTGPVLPVMVIPSLDQALPLADALIAGGITVLEITLRTDCALDAIKLIAKERPDAIVGAGTVLTPNDAEKAAKAGAKFLVSPGLTKELAKQDSLPLLPGVQTASEVMQALEWNFTHLKFFPAVPAGGIPMLKGIGGPLPQVKFCPTGGIDAKNAADFLALDNVLCVGGSWVAPAKAMQDGNWAEITRLTAEAVAAFSKA; this is encoded by the coding sequence ATGAGCAAATATCCTGGCACCCACGCCAACGTCCCGAAGTTCATGACCACAGGGCCGGTCCTGCCGGTCATGGTCATCCCCAGCCTTGATCAGGCCCTGCCGCTGGCGGATGCGCTGATCGCCGGTGGGATCACGGTGCTGGAAATCACCCTGCGTACCGATTGTGCGCTGGATGCGATTAAGCTCATCGCCAAAGAACGTCCCGATGCCATTGTGGGTGCCGGTACGGTTCTGACACCAAACGACGCCGAAAAAGCCGCCAAGGCCGGGGCCAAGTTTCTGGTCTCTCCCGGCCTGACCAAGGAACTGGCCAAGCAGGATTCATTACCCCTGCTGCCGGGTGTGCAGACGGCCTCAGAGGTCATGCAGGCGCTGGAGTGGAACTTTACCCACCTGAAATTCTTCCCGGCCGTACCTGCCGGGGGCATCCCGATGCTGAAAGGTATTGGCGGGCCGCTGCCGCAGGTCAAGTTCTGCCCGACTGGCGGGATTGATGCCAAAAATGCCGCTGATTTCTTAGCACTCGATAACGTCCTGTGCGTCGGCGGATCGTGGGTCGCCCCCGCCAAGGCCATGCAGGACGGCAATTGGGCCGAAATCACGCGCCTTACGGCTGAGGCTGTGGCAGCCTTTTCAAAGGCCTAA